In Clostridium omnivorum, the DNA window TGACTTTCAAGCAGAGACTTACAAATAGTTCCTTTTCCAGCACCTGAAGGACCGGAAATAACTATTAATAGTCCTTTTTTATTCATTATTCATCAACCTCATCAACATCTACATCGTCTTTAGAAGTAAGTCTGTGGGCTACAGTCTCTGGTTGAACTGCTGAGAGTATAACATGATCACTATCTGTAACAATAACTGCTCTCGTTCTTCTTCCATAGGTTGCATCAATTAGCATACCTCTATCACGTGCTTCTTGGATTATCCTCTTAATAGGTGCAGATTCTGGGCTTACAATAGCAACTAATCTATTAGCTGATACAATATTGCCAAAACCTATGTTTATCAACTTTATACTCATACTTTTCCTCCTGATTATTCTAAATTCTGAATCTGTTCTCTTATTTTTTCTATTTCATTTTTAATATTTAAAACCCAATTTGTTAGCTCAAGATCATTGGCTTTTGAACCAATGGTATTTGTCTCTCTATTCATCTCTTGAACAATAAAATCAAGCTTTCTTCCAATTGCTTCATTCATTTCTAAAGTGTCCTTCATTTGTACAATATGGCTATTTAGTCTTACAATTTCTTCATCTATATTTGCCTTATCAGCAAAAACAGCCACTTCCATTGCTAGACGATTTTCATCAATGGTTACTTCATTTAGAAGATCATTCAACCTTTTGTACAGTTTTTCTTTATATTCTTCAACAACCAGAGGTGCTTTAGTTGCAACTTTTACAACTAAATCTTTAATATTATCACATCTTATCAAAATGTCCTGCTTTAACTTTAAGCCCTCTTTTTCTCTCATATCTACTAAAAGGTTTATTGCTTCTCTTAGTGGACCATTTAGTATTGTCCAAATGTGCTCTAAATCTTCTTCCTTTTGTTCTAGTGTAATGACTTCAGGAAACCTTGCAATGAGCGATACAGATATATCGTCTCGTACATTGTATCTATCTCGTATTTCTTGAAGGCATTTAAAAT includes these proteins:
- the remA gene encoding extracellular matrix/biofilm regulator RemA, which gives rise to MSIKLINIGFGNIVSANRLVAIVSPESAPIKRIIQEARDRGMLIDATYGRRTRAVIVTDSDHVILSAVQPETVAHRLTSKDDVDVDEVDE
- a CDS encoding YicC/YloC family endoribonuclease; its protein translation is MAKSMTGFGRASIEENGRAFVIEIKSVNHRYLDVNIKLPRNLVSLEDKIRKTIGEKIVRGKVDVFITQSIYNKQDAAANFNSAIGDEYFKCLQEIRDRYNVRDDISVSLIARFPEVITLEQKEEDLEHIWTILNGPLREAINLLVDMREKEGLKLKQDILIRCDNIKDLVVKVATKAPLVVEEYKEKLYKRLNDLLNEVTIDENRLAMEVAVFADKANIDEEIVRLNSHIVQMKDTLEMNEAIGRKLDFIVQEMNRETNTIGSKANDLELTNWVLNIKNEIEKIREQIQNLE